A genomic segment from Solenopsis invicta isolate M01_SB chromosome 5, UNIL_Sinv_3.0, whole genome shotgun sequence encodes:
- the LOC120357762 gene encoding histone-lysine N-methyltransferase SETMAR-like — protein sequence MEIVESDHHVNTVLITEELNIAQKIVWNHLNKAGYKKKLDVWVPYELTQKDLMDRISICESLLNRNKIDPFLKRMIIDDEKWVTYDNIKRKRIIYELLLYGQTLNSDLYCQQLDHLEEAIAQKWPALANRRGIVFHQDNARPHTSIVTRQKLWELGWKVLMYPP from the exons ATGGAAATCGTCGAGTCCGACCATCATGTAAACACTGTTTTGATTACCGAGGAGCTAAACATTGCACAAAAAATCGTTTGGAACCACTTAAATAAGGCTGGATACAAAAAGAAGCTCGATGTATGGGTGCCATACGAGTTAACGCAAAAAGATCTTATGGACCGAATTTCCATCTGCGAATCGCTGCTGAATCGCAACAAAATCGACCCATTTCTGAAGCGAATGATTATTGATGATGAAAAGTGGGTCACTTACGACAACATCAAGCGAAAACG AATCATCTATGAGCTGCTCCTCTACGGTCAAACTCTTAATTCGGACCTGTACTGTCAACAATTGGACCATCTGGAGGAAGCAATCGCTCAGAAGTGGCCAGCTTTGGCTAATAGAAGAGGAATTGTGTTCCATCAGGACAACGCCAGGCCACACACATCGATAGTGACTCGCCAGAAGCTCTGGGAGCTTGGTTGGAAGGTTCTTATGTATCCACCTTAA